From the genome of Delphinus delphis chromosome 8, mDelDel1.2, whole genome shotgun sequence, one region includes:
- the SPTY2D1 gene encoding protein SPT2 homolog isoform X2: MDFREVLLIASKAQGVNNVPKRYSLAVGPPKKDPKVKGVQSAAVQAFLRRKEEELRKKALEEKRRKEELVKKRIELKHDKKARAMAKRTKDNFHGYNGIPVEEKSKKRQAMQTHTSQGTDQEFEMEEEDEFLEYNQAESEQEYEEEQEPPKVESKPKVPLKSAPPLMNFNDLLRLAEKKQYEPVEIKVVKKTEERPMTAEELREREFLEQKRRKRKAEIDAGLPPTRKVPSQKESVGTKLSKGSGDTHPSSKGTPLPYAEKKSRPSTSNEKHLRLSSSKSMPGERTKVVSGNCAQPLPCEGRDRPVFNGAGKPHSSTCSPSIPKTSAKGTPKSATEHKAKKSPHPSRSRPGPMVTPHNKAKSPGVRQPGSSSSSAPGRPSTGTAQPTVSSGPVPRRQNGSSNSGPERSVSGTRKPTSDLNPPGRTVSGTSGLGRPAGSSGCPGRPTSGSGGSGRPVGSSGGLGRPMGSSGGPGRPVGSSGGPGRPVGSSGGPGRPVGSSGGPGRPVGSSGGPGRPVGSSGGPGRPVSGPHDIRRPVSGSGAPRRSVNGPGQSVVPAGRIVSSSGPGRPVSSFGPGRTVSTSGPSLKPKCTVVSETISSKNIISRSSNGQMNGMKPALSGYRSAQGPQRLPFPGSYKRQREYEEEEDDDEYDSEMEDFIEDEGEPQEEISKHIREIFGYDRKKYKDESDYALRYMESSWKEQQKEEAKSLRLGMQEDLDEMRREEEEMRRRKAKKLKKH, translated from the exons ATGGACTTCAGGGAAGTTCTCCTGATAGCTTCCAAAGCACAAGGTGTCAACAACGTGCCG aaaagatacAGTTTGGCAGTGGGGCCTCCCAAAAAAGACCCGAAAGTTAAGGGTGTCCAGTCGGCAGCTGTCCAGGCttttctcagaagaaaagaagaagagctCAGGAAAAAAG CtttggaagagaaaaggagaaaagaagaactaGTGAAAAAGCGAATTGAGCTAAAACATGACAAGAAAGCAAGAGCTATGGCCAAGAGGACAAAGGATAATTTCCATGGTTACAATGGGATTCCTGTTGAGGAGAAGTCAAAGAAGAGGCAGGCAATGCAAACCCACACTAGCCAGGGAACAGACCAAGAGTTTGagatggaggaagaggatgaATTCTTAGAATACAATCAAGCAGAGTCAGAGCAAGAGTATGAGGAAGAGCAAGAACCTCCCAAAGTTGAGAGCAAGCCAAAGGTCCCCCTTAAAAGTGCCCCACCACTCATGAACTTCAATGATCTACTCAGGCTGGCCGAGAAAAAGCAGTACGAACCGGTGGAGATAAAGGTAGTGAAGAAGACAGAAGAGCGGCCTATGACTGCAGAAGAACTTAGGGAGCGAGAATTCCTTGAACAAAAGCGGAGGAAAAGGAAAGCTGAGATAGATGCAGGATTACCACCAACCAGAAAAGTACCCTCTCAGAAAGAAAGTGTGGGCACAAAACTTAGCAAAGGTTCCGGAGACACGCATCCTTCTTCCAAGGGTACTCCCCTTCCTTATGCTGAGAAGAAATCCAGACCCAGCACATCTAATGAGAAACACTTGCGTTTATCTTCATCCAAATCCATGCCAGGAGAAAGGACCAAAGTAGTATCTGGCAATTGCGCCCAACCCTTGCCTTGTGAGGGCCGTGACAGACCTGTTTTCAATGGGGCTGGAAAGCCCCACTCCAGCACCTGTTCACCAAGTATCCCAAAGACTTCTGCTAAAGGGACTCCAAAATCTGCTACTGAGCACAAAGCCAAAAAATCTCCTCATCCTAGCCGTTCCAGGCCTGGACCCATGGTCACCCCACACAATAAGGCCAAGAGTCCAGGTGTCAGGCAGCCAGGCAGCAGCTCCAGCTCGGCCCCTGGGAGGCCTAGCACAGGAACTGCTCAGCCCACAGTTAGTTCTGGCCCCGTGCCCAGGCGCCAGAATGGCAGCTCCAACTCAGGACCCGAGCGATCAGTCAGTGGGACCAGGAAGCCAACCAGTGACTTAAATCCCCCAGGACGGACAGTCAGTGGTACAAGTGGCCTTGGTCGACCTGCAGGCAGTTCAGGTTGCCCTGGGCGACCTACCAGTGGCTCCGGTGGTTCTGGGCGGCCTGTGGGCAGCTCTGGTGGCCTTGGGCGGCCTATGGGCAGCTCTGGTGGCCCTGGACGGCCTGTGGGCAGCTCTGGTGGCCCTGGGCGGCCTGTGGGCAGCTCTGGTGGCCCTGGGCGGCCTGTGGGCAGCTCTGGTGGCCCTGGGCGGCCTGTGGGCAGCTCTGGTGGCCCTGGGCGGCCTGTGGGCAGCTCTGGTGGCCCTGGGCGGCCTGTGAGCGGTCCACATGACATTCGACGACCAGTGAGTGGCTCAGGGGCCCCTAGGCGGTCAGTCAATGGCCCTGGCCAATCAGTAGTTCCAGCTGGACGAATTGTCAGCAGTTCAGGCCCTGGTAGACCAGTGAGCAGCTTTGGACCTGGGCGAACAGTTAGTACCTCAGGTCCCTCTCTGAAGCCCAAATGCACTGTTGTCTCAGAAACGATTTCTTCCAAGAATATAATCAGCCGATCCAGcaatggacagatgaatggaatgaAGCCTGCCTTATCTGGCTACAGATCTGCCCAAG GTCCTCaaaggcttcccttccctggtagTTACAAAAGGCAGCGAGAATatgaagaggaggaagatgatgaTGAATATGACTCTGAAATGGAAGATTTTATTGAAGATGAAGGAGAACCTCAGGAAGAAATATCCAAGCACATTCGAGAAATCTTTGGCTATGACCGAAAAAA
- the SPTY2D1 gene encoding protein SPT2 homolog isoform X1, protein MRGGSLLTSGLFRLLTPCNFALKRYSLAVGPPKKDPKVKGVQSAAVQAFLRRKEEELRKKALEEKRRKEELVKKRIELKHDKKARAMAKRTKDNFHGYNGIPVEEKSKKRQAMQTHTSQGTDQEFEMEEEDEFLEYNQAESEQEYEEEQEPPKVESKPKVPLKSAPPLMNFNDLLRLAEKKQYEPVEIKVVKKTEERPMTAEELREREFLEQKRRKRKAEIDAGLPPTRKVPSQKESVGTKLSKGSGDTHPSSKGTPLPYAEKKSRPSTSNEKHLRLSSSKSMPGERTKVVSGNCAQPLPCEGRDRPVFNGAGKPHSSTCSPSIPKTSAKGTPKSATEHKAKKSPHPSRSRPGPMVTPHNKAKSPGVRQPGSSSSSAPGRPSTGTAQPTVSSGPVPRRQNGSSNSGPERSVSGTRKPTSDLNPPGRTVSGTSGLGRPAGSSGCPGRPTSGSGGSGRPVGSSGGLGRPMGSSGGPGRPVGSSGGPGRPVGSSGGPGRPVGSSGGPGRPVGSSGGPGRPVGSSGGPGRPVSGPHDIRRPVSGSGAPRRSVNGPGQSVVPAGRIVSSSGPGRPVSSFGPGRTVSTSGPSLKPKCTVVSETISSKNIISRSSNGQMNGMKPALSGYRSAQGPQRLPFPGSYKRQREYEEEEDDDEYDSEMEDFIEDEGEPQEEISKHIREIFGYDRKKYKDESDYALRYMESSWKEQQKEEAKSLRLGMQEDLDEMRREEEEMRRRKAKKLKKH, encoded by the exons ATGCGAGGCGGGAGCCTTCTGACGAGCGGCTTGTTTAGGCTGTTAACACCCTGCAACTTTGCGCTG aaaagatacAGTTTGGCAGTGGGGCCTCCCAAAAAAGACCCGAAAGTTAAGGGTGTCCAGTCGGCAGCTGTCCAGGCttttctcagaagaaaagaagaagagctCAGGAAAAAAG CtttggaagagaaaaggagaaaagaagaactaGTGAAAAAGCGAATTGAGCTAAAACATGACAAGAAAGCAAGAGCTATGGCCAAGAGGACAAAGGATAATTTCCATGGTTACAATGGGATTCCTGTTGAGGAGAAGTCAAAGAAGAGGCAGGCAATGCAAACCCACACTAGCCAGGGAACAGACCAAGAGTTTGagatggaggaagaggatgaATTCTTAGAATACAATCAAGCAGAGTCAGAGCAAGAGTATGAGGAAGAGCAAGAACCTCCCAAAGTTGAGAGCAAGCCAAAGGTCCCCCTTAAAAGTGCCCCACCACTCATGAACTTCAATGATCTACTCAGGCTGGCCGAGAAAAAGCAGTACGAACCGGTGGAGATAAAGGTAGTGAAGAAGACAGAAGAGCGGCCTATGACTGCAGAAGAACTTAGGGAGCGAGAATTCCTTGAACAAAAGCGGAGGAAAAGGAAAGCTGAGATAGATGCAGGATTACCACCAACCAGAAAAGTACCCTCTCAGAAAGAAAGTGTGGGCACAAAACTTAGCAAAGGTTCCGGAGACACGCATCCTTCTTCCAAGGGTACTCCCCTTCCTTATGCTGAGAAGAAATCCAGACCCAGCACATCTAATGAGAAACACTTGCGTTTATCTTCATCCAAATCCATGCCAGGAGAAAGGACCAAAGTAGTATCTGGCAATTGCGCCCAACCCTTGCCTTGTGAGGGCCGTGACAGACCTGTTTTCAATGGGGCTGGAAAGCCCCACTCCAGCACCTGTTCACCAAGTATCCCAAAGACTTCTGCTAAAGGGACTCCAAAATCTGCTACTGAGCACAAAGCCAAAAAATCTCCTCATCCTAGCCGTTCCAGGCCTGGACCCATGGTCACCCCACACAATAAGGCCAAGAGTCCAGGTGTCAGGCAGCCAGGCAGCAGCTCCAGCTCGGCCCCTGGGAGGCCTAGCACAGGAACTGCTCAGCCCACAGTTAGTTCTGGCCCCGTGCCCAGGCGCCAGAATGGCAGCTCCAACTCAGGACCCGAGCGATCAGTCAGTGGGACCAGGAAGCCAACCAGTGACTTAAATCCCCCAGGACGGACAGTCAGTGGTACAAGTGGCCTTGGTCGACCTGCAGGCAGTTCAGGTTGCCCTGGGCGACCTACCAGTGGCTCCGGTGGTTCTGGGCGGCCTGTGGGCAGCTCTGGTGGCCTTGGGCGGCCTATGGGCAGCTCTGGTGGCCCTGGACGGCCTGTGGGCAGCTCTGGTGGCCCTGGGCGGCCTGTGGGCAGCTCTGGTGGCCCTGGGCGGCCTGTGGGCAGCTCTGGTGGCCCTGGGCGGCCTGTGGGCAGCTCTGGTGGCCCTGGGCGGCCTGTGGGCAGCTCTGGTGGCCCTGGGCGGCCTGTGAGCGGTCCACATGACATTCGACGACCAGTGAGTGGCTCAGGGGCCCCTAGGCGGTCAGTCAATGGCCCTGGCCAATCAGTAGTTCCAGCTGGACGAATTGTCAGCAGTTCAGGCCCTGGTAGACCAGTGAGCAGCTTTGGACCTGGGCGAACAGTTAGTACCTCAGGTCCCTCTCTGAAGCCCAAATGCACTGTTGTCTCAGAAACGATTTCTTCCAAGAATATAATCAGCCGATCCAGcaatggacagatgaatggaatgaAGCCTGCCTTATCTGGCTACAGATCTGCCCAAG GTCCTCaaaggcttcccttccctggtagTTACAAAAGGCAGCGAGAATatgaagaggaggaagatgatgaTGAATATGACTCTGAAATGGAAGATTTTATTGAAGATGAAGGAGAACCTCAGGAAGAAATATCCAAGCACATTCGAGAAATCTTTGGCTATGACCGAAAAAA